A region from the Panicum hallii strain FIL2 chromosome 1, PHallii_v3.1, whole genome shotgun sequence genome encodes:
- the LOC112896305 gene encoding F-box/FBD/LRR-repeat protein At1g13570-like: MVPSSSGQGKRPRTTPLSPAIADGTDHLSSLPVEMLEEILRRLLLDDAVRTSALAKHWRYRWAECPGLKLVFVAEDPPAAVDAVLAGYTCNVSHAQLEVAPESNGKVDCWIRALAAKGIRYLVLCFIPAFSLILPTVPASLFSCRELTSLLLKSCVFPALPSSSDGFPNLLALQLDDVNFGENGEMTAEALIAMSPLLRSLGIMFPSIDADDEGNYSEWTIRAPNLKILRICAWEDYGWQLDDLPLIEEACIHLESSELPRISYQG; this comes from the coding sequence ATGGTGCCGTCGTCGTCGGGGCAGGGCAAGCGCCCGCGGACGACGCCGCTGTCTCCGGCCATCGCCGATGGGACGGACCACCTGAGCTCCCTCCCCGTCGAGATGCTCGAGGAGATCCTCCGGCGCCTGTTGCTTGACGACGCCGTCCGCACCTCCGCCTTGGCGAAGCACTGGCGCTACCGCTGGGCCGAGTGCCCCGGCCTCAAGCTCGTGTTCGTCGCCGAAGATCCACCGGCTGCCGTAGATGCCGTCCTCGCCGGGTACACCTGCAACGTCTCCCATGCCCAGCTTGAGGTCGCGCCAGAGTCCAACGGCAAGGTGGACTGCTGGATCCGCGCCCTTGCCGCCAAGGGTATACGGTACCTGGTCCTGTGCTTCATTCCTGCGTTCTCCTTGATATTGCCCACTGTCCCCGCCTCGCTCTTCTCCTGCCGCGAGCTGACCTCACTGCTGCTCAAGAGCTGTGTTTTCCCAGCCCTGCCGTCTTCCTCTGACGGCTTCCCCAACCTTTTGGCACTCCAACTGGATGATGTCAACTTTGGGGAGAACGGGGAGATGACTGCTGAGGCACTGATTGCCATGTCCCCATTGTTGAGGTCTCTTGGCATCATGTTCCCGTCGATCGACGCTGACGATGAGGGAAACTACagtgagtggacgataagggctCCAAACCTCAAAATCCTCAGAATATGCGCATGGGAGGACTATGGGTGGCAGCTAGATGATCTTCCACTCATTGAGGAAGCATGTATTCACCTGGAAAGCAGTGAGTTGCCAAGGATATCCTACCAGGGCTGA